A stretch of Phalacrocorax carbo unplaced genomic scaffold, bPhaCar2.1 SCAFFOLD_97, whole genome shotgun sequence DNA encodes these proteins:
- the LOC135311238 gene encoding mucin-22-like has product TTTDADTSPASTTAADTSSASTTAADTSPASTTAADTSSASTTAADTSSASTAAADTSSAPTTAADTNSASTTASDTSSASTTAADTSSAPTTAADTSSAPTTAADTNSASTTAADTSSASTTAAGTSSASTTAADTSSAPTTAADTSSASTTAANTSPASTTAADTSPASTTAADTSPASTTAADTNSASTTAADTSSASTTAAGTSSASTTAADTSSAPTTAADTSSASTTAANTSPGTTTDADTSSASTTAADTSPAPTTAADTSSAPTTAADTSSAPTTAADTSSASTTAADTSSASTTAADTSPASTTGTDTSPAPTTAADTSSASTTAADTSPASTTGTDTSPAPTTAADTSSASTTATDTSSASTTAADTSPASTTAADTSSASTTAADTSSASTTAADTSSAPTTAAGTSPASNTVASTTSATTTSTSTSAAGVATSTSPATATASSAPANTGPSTTPPTTAGTSTSPAAATATSTPTNTVPSTLPGPTTPSTTPETATVTTITPANTLPIITSPTTTSTTTTVTTTPEHTLPSTTSATTLSSTSTPASTKDTSTPATTTAADTSSAPTTAADTSSAPTTAADTSPASTTAADTSPAPTTAADTSPASTAAADTSPAPTMAADTSSAPTTAADTSPASTTAADTSPASTTAADTSPASTTAADTSSASTTAADTSPASTTAADTSPASTTAADTSPASTTAADTNSASTTAADTNSASTTAADTSSASTTAADTNSASTTAADTSPASTTAADTSSASTTGTDTSSAPTTATDTSPASTTAADTSSASTTAADTSPASTTAADTSSASTTAADTSSASTTAADTSSASTTAADTSPASTTAADTSSASTTAADTSSAPTTAADTSPAPTTAADTSSAPTTATDTSPASTTAADTSPASTTAADTSPASTAAADTSPASTTAADTSPASTTAADTSSASTTAADTSPAPTTAADTSSAPTTAADTSPASTAASDTSPASTTAADTSPASTTAADTSPASTTATDTSSAPTTAADTSPASTAASDTSPASTTAADTSSASTTAADTSSASTTAADSSSAPTTAADTSPASTTAADTSPASTTDTDTSSASTTAADTSPASTTAADTSPASTTAADTSSASTTAADSPASTTAADTSTASTTATDTSPASTTAADTSSASTTATDISSASTTGTDTSSATTTGTDTSSASTTAADTSSAPTTAADTSPASTTATSTSPASTTAADTSSASTTATSTSPASTTAADTSSASTTAADTSSASTTAADTSPASTTATSTSPASTTAADTSSASTTAADTSSASTTAADTSSAPTTAADTSTASTTAADTSPASTTAADTSSASTTAADTSPASTTAADTSPASTTAADTSSASTTAADTSPASTMAADTSSASTTAADTSSASTTATDTSSAPTTAADTSSASTTAADTSSAPTTAADTSSAPTTAADTSPASTTAADTSPAPTTAADTSPASTTAADTSPASTTAADTSSASTTDTD; this is encoded by the exons ACCACCACGGacgccgacacctcccctgcatccaccacggccgccgacacctcctctgcatccaccacggccgccgacacctcccctgcatccaccacggccgccgacacctcctctgcatccaccacggccgccgacacctcctctgcatccaccgcggccgccgacacctcctctgcacccaccacggccgccgacaccaactctgcatccaccacggcctccgacacctcctctgcatccaccacggccgccgacacctcctctgcacccaccacggccgccgacacctcctctgcacccaccacggccgccgacaccaactctgcatccaccacggccgccgacacctcctctgcatccaccacggccgccggcacctcctctgcatccaccacggccgccgacacctcctctgcacccaccacggccgccgacacctcctctgcatccaccacggccgccaacacctcccctgcatccaccacggccgccgacacctcccctgcatccaccacggccgccgacacctcccctgcatccaccacggccgccgacaccaactctgcatccaccacggccgccgacacctcctctgcatccaccacggccgccggcacctcctctgcatccaccacggccgccgacacctcctctgcacccaccacggccgccgacacctcctctgcatccaccacggccgccaaCACCTCCCCTGGAACCACCACGGacgccgacacctcctctgcatccaccacggccgccgacacgtcccctgcacccaccacggccgccgacacctcctctgcacccaccacggctgccgacacctcctctgcacccaccacggccgcggacacctcctctgcatccaccacggccgccgacacctcctctgcatccaccacggccgccgacacctcccctgcatccaccacgggaactgacacctcccctgcacccaccacggccgccgacacctcctctgcatccaccacggccgccgacacctcccctgcatccaccacgggaactgacacctcccctgcacccaccacggccgccgacacctcctctgcatccaccacggccaccgacacctcctctgcatccaccacggccgccgacacctcccctgcatccaccacggccgccgacacctcctctgcatccaccacggccgccgacacctcctctgcatccaccacagccgccgacacctcctctgcacccaccacggccgccggcacctcccctgcatcc AACACCGTGGCCAGCACTACATCCGCAACCACGACATCCAccagcacctctgcagctgGTGTGGCCACCAGCACCTCACCTGCCACCGCCACAGCCTCAAGTGCACCTGCAAACACCGGGCCCAGCACCACCCCTCCAACCACCGCAGGCACCAGCAcctcccctgcagctgccaCGGCCACCAGCACCCCTACAAACACGGTGCCCAGCACCCTTCCTGGACCCACCACGCCCAGCACCACCCCTGAAACCGCCACGGTCACCACCATAACCCCTGCCAACACTCTGCCCATCATAACctctccaaccaccacatccaCAACCACCACAGTCACCACCACCCCTGAGCACACTCTGCCCAGCACCACCTCTGCAACCACTCTGTccagcaccagcacccctgcatccaccaaagacaccagcacccctgcaaccaccacggccgccgacacctcctctgcacccaccacggccgccgacacgtcctctgcacccaccacggccgccgacacctcccctgcatccaccacggccgccgacacctcccctgcacccaccacggccgccgacacctcccctgcatccaccgcggccgccgacacctcccctgcacccaccatggccgccgacacctcctctgcacccaccacggccgccgacacctcccctgcatccaccacggccgccgacacctcccctgcatccaccacggccgccgacacctcccctgcatccaccacggccgccgacacctcctctgcatccaccacggccgccgacacctcccctgcatccaccacggccgccgacacctcccctgcatccaccacggccgccgacacctcccctgcatccaccacggccgccgacaccaactctgcatccaccacggccgccgacaccaactctgcatccaccacggccgccgacacctcctctgcatccaccacggccgccgacaccaactctgcatccaccacggccgccgacacctcccctgcatccaccacggccgccgacacttcctctgcatccaccacgggaaccgacacctcctctgcacccaccacggccaccgacacctcccctgcatccaccacggccgccgacacttcctctgcatccaccacggccgccgacacctcccctgcatccaccacggccgccgacacctcctctgcatccaccacggccgccgacacctcctctgcatccaccacggccgccgacacctcctctgcatccaccacggccgccgacacctcccctgcatccaccacggccgccgacacctcctctgcatccaccacggccgccgacacctcctctgcacccaccacggccgccgacacctcccctgcacccaccacggccgccgacacctcctctgcacccaccacggccaccgacacctcccctgcatccaccacggccgccgacacctcccctgcatccaccacggccgccgacacctcccctgcatccaccgcggccgccgacacctcccctgcatccaccacggccgccgacacctcccctgcatccaccacggctgccgacacctcctctgcatccaccacggccgccgacacctcccctgcacccaccacggccgccgacacctcctctgcacccaccacggccgccgacacctcccctgcatccaccgcggcctccgacacctcccctgcatccaccacggccgccgacacctcccctgcatccaccacggccgccgacacctcccctgcatccaccacggccaccgacacctcctctgcacccaccacggccgccgacacctcccctgcatccaccgcggcctccgacacctcccctgcatccaccacggccgccgacacctcctctgcatccaccacggccgccgacacctcctctgcatccaccacggccgccgacagctcctctgcacccaccacggccgccgacacctcccctgcatccaccacggccgccgacacctcccctgcatccaccacggacaccgacacctcctctgcatccaccacggccgccgacacctcccctgcatccaccacggccgccgacacctcccctgcatccaccacggccgccgacacctcctctgcatccaccacggccgccgac tcccctgcatccaccacggccgccgacacctccactgcatccaccacggccaccgacacctcccctgcatccaccacggccgccgacacctcctctgcatccaccacggccaccgacatctcctctgcatccaccacgggaaccgacacctcctctgcgACCACCACGGgaaccgacacctcctctgcatccaccacggccgccgacacctcctctgcacccaccacggccgccgacacctcccctgcatccaccacggccaccagcacctcccctgcatccaccacggccgccgacacctcctctgcatccaccacggccaccagcacctcccctgcatccaccacggccgccgacacctcctctgcatccaccacggccgccgacacctcctctgcatccaccacggccgccgacacctcccctgcatccaccacggccacaagcacctcccctgcatccaccacggccgccgacacctcctctgcatccaccacggccgccgacacctcctctgcatccaccacggccgccgacacctcctctgcacccaccacggccgccgacacctccactgcatccaccacggccgccgacacctcccctgcatccaccacggccgccgacacctcctctgcatccaccacggccgccgacacctcccctgcatccaccacggccgccgacacctcccctgcatccaccacggccgccgacacctcctcggcatccaccacggccgccgacacctcccctgcatccaccatggccgccgacacctcctctgcatccaccacggccgccgacacctcctctgcatccaccacggccaccgacacctcctctgcacccaccacggccgccgacacctcctctgcatccaccacggccgccgacacctcctctgcacccaccacggccgccgacacctcctctgcacccaccacggccgccgacacctcccctgcatccaccacggccgctgacacctcccctgcacccaccacggccgccgacacctcccctgcatccaccacggccgccgacacctcccctgcatccaccacggccgccgacacctcctctgcatccaccacggacaccgac